A single Gemmatimonadota bacterium DNA region contains:
- a CDS encoding single-stranded DNA-binding protein, producing MARGVNKVILIGNAGADPELRYTPGGTAVSNFSIATNESWTDSGGERQERTEWHRIVVWGRLAEICNQYLRKGSKVYIEGKLQTRSWEGQDGLKRYTTEVVARDMQLLDARGEMGGMDGGYGGAPQGDGSQGRSQPTDSASDDTAASEPPPYSADDDLPF from the coding sequence ATGGCACGAGGAGTCAACAAAGTCATCTTGATCGGCAATGCAGGCGCCGATCCCGAGCTTCGATACACGCCAGGAGGCACAGCCGTATCGAACTTCAGCATCGCCACCAACGAAAGCTGGACCGACAGCGGTGGTGAAAGACAAGAACGCACCGAATGGCACCGCATTGTGGTATGGGGTCGTTTGGCTGAAATCTGCAACCAGTATCTGCGCAAAGGCAGCAAAGTCTATATCGAAGGCAAATTACAAACGCGCAGTTGGGAAGGGCAAGACGGGCTAAAGCGCTACACCACCGAAGTGGTTGCTCGCGACATGCAACTGCTCGATGCCCGCGGTGAAATGGGCGGTATGGATGGAGGCTATGGCGGCGCGCCTCAGGGTGACGGGTCTCAGGGAAGATCACAGCCAACAGATTCTGCATCGGACGACACCGCCGCTTCAGAACCCCCTCCTTATTCCGCAGACGACGACCTGCCATTTTAG
- a CDS encoding aldo/keto reductase produces the protein MEYRILGRTGLKVSIMGIGGGGPTQMGQKTGVDQAGVNRLVQRALDLGINFFDTAAAYGESETILGNALKGVPRDDYILATKFHAHLHNSGELVSPENVVDSIERSLKRLQVDYVDVMQWHGVRPYHYSEAIEQLWPTVERLKDQGKFGFMGVSETYAEDHKHEMFSMALSDDLFDTAMVGYNLLSPTPEHEVLPMCQERDVGVICMVAVRRALARPDVLEERIAYAKDKGLIARDALDAEDPLGWLVKGDVTSLPAAGYKYVNAHPAMGVVLSGTANIDHLEENVKAILGPPLPDEDMVRLRSIFGDVWEPLGN, from the coding sequence ATGGAATATCGCATATTGGGACGCACGGGTTTGAAGGTTTCGATTATGGGGATTGGCGGTGGTGGACCTACGCAAATGGGTCAAAAGACGGGTGTCGATCAGGCGGGTGTGAATCGTTTGGTGCAGCGCGCGCTGGATCTCGGTATCAATTTTTTCGATACGGCTGCCGCGTATGGCGAGAGTGAGACGATTCTCGGAAATGCGCTCAAGGGTGTGCCGCGCGATGATTATATTCTGGCGACTAAATTTCACGCCCATCTTCACAATAGCGGTGAGCTTGTGAGTCCAGAGAATGTCGTAGATTCTATTGAGCGCAGTTTGAAGCGGTTGCAGGTGGATTATGTCGATGTGATGCAGTGGCACGGTGTTCGTCCATACCATTATTCTGAGGCTATTGAGCAGTTGTGGCCCACGGTGGAGAGGCTGAAAGATCAAGGGAAGTTCGGGTTTATGGGGGTGAGCGAGACGTATGCCGAAGATCATAAACACGAGATGTTTTCTATGGCTTTGTCGGATGATTTGTTCGATACGGCTATGGTGGGTTACAATTTGTTGAGTCCAACGCCCGAGCACGAGGTTTTGCCTATGTGTCAGGAGCGGGATGTGGGCGTGATTTGTATGGTTGCTGTTCGGCGGGCACTGGCTCGGCCCGATGTGCTTGAGGAGCGCATTGCGTATGCAAAGGATAAGGGGTTGATTGCGCGAGACGCCCTGGACGCTGAGGATCCGCTGGGATGGCTGGTTAAGGGCGATGTTACGTCGTTGCCCGCGGCGGGTTATAAGTATGTGAATGCACATCCCGCGATGGGTGTGGTGCTGTCGGGTACGGCAAATATTGACCATTTGGAGGAGAATGTGAAGGCGATTCTCGGCCCGCCTTTGCCAGATGAAGATATGGTGCGGTTGCGGTCTATTTTTGGCGATGTGTGGGAGCCGTTAGGGAATTAA
- a CDS encoding MFS transporter: MNNPISEWNRDFRLLALAVASQGIFFGVQLTLYNNFVVDRLNIDAHELGYVEALREVSGFMNAFFVALMVRFAPPVVAAISLMVMGAGIMAYAQVDSVFLLAVYSFVWGVGFHCWIPMEQSMALLFSPEGKKGKWLGQLRSVNSVAWLLSILICKLAYDFVGYNGLFIMAGAATVGGGFAILFASRKRPAHERSFVFKRRYGLYYALNFLQGMRKQMFITFAIFALVKIHGMPVHTTMILVLMNQTLITLTAPTMGKMVDHYGERKMLSLSYIGLTFVFLGYAVVTHRPTLYVLYCVDNIIFFGGIALTTYLHKIAPESDLKPSLAMGVTMNHVASVAAPLLGGFAWHYFGYQVIFFSGAVLALISLIVSQWVDPEGQLEREREEMPDGVAAQPVS; the protein is encoded by the coding sequence TTGAATAATCCAATTTCTGAGTGGAATCGGGACTTTCGTTTGCTGGCGCTTGCGGTTGCTTCGCAGGGGATTTTTTTTGGCGTGCAGTTGACGCTTTACAACAATTTTGTTGTTGATCGCCTGAATATCGACGCGCACGAGTTGGGGTATGTGGAAGCCCTGCGCGAGGTGTCGGGTTTTATGAATGCGTTTTTTGTCGCGCTGATGGTGCGGTTCGCGCCTCCGGTTGTGGCTGCGATTTCGCTGATGGTTATGGGCGCGGGTATTATGGCTTATGCCCAGGTTGATTCGGTTTTTTTGCTGGCGGTGTATTCGTTTGTGTGGGGTGTGGGGTTTCACTGCTGGATCCCTATGGAGCAGTCGATGGCGTTGCTTTTTTCGCCAGAGGGTAAGAAGGGGAAGTGGTTGGGGCAGTTGCGCAGTGTGAATAGTGTGGCGTGGTTGCTGTCTATTCTGATTTGTAAGTTGGCTTACGATTTTGTCGGGTACAATGGTTTGTTTATTATGGCGGGTGCCGCTACTGTGGGTGGTGGTTTTGCCATTTTGTTTGCGTCTCGCAAGCGGCCAGCTCACGAGCGAAGTTTTGTGTTTAAGCGGCGGTATGGTCTGTATTATGCGCTGAATTTTCTGCAGGGTATGCGGAAGCAGATGTTTATTACGTTTGCGATTTTTGCTCTGGTGAAGATACACGGGATGCCCGTGCATACGACGATGATTCTGGTGCTGATGAATCAGACGTTGATTACGCTGACTGCGCCGACGATGGGAAAAATGGTGGATCATTACGGCGAGCGGAAGATGCTGTCGCTCAGTTATATCGGGTTGACTTTTGTGTTTTTGGGATACGCAGTGGTGACGCATCGTCCCACGCTGTACGTTTTGTATTGTGTCGATAATATTATCTTTTTTGGCGGGATTGCGCTGACGACGTATTTGCACAAGATCGCGCCGGAGTCGGATCTCAAGCCGTCGCTTGCGATGGGTGTGACGATGAATCATGTGGCTTCTGTTGCGGCACCGCTTTTGGGCGGTTTTGCATGGCACTATTTTGGATATCAGGTGATTTTCTTTAGCGGTGCTGTTCTGGCACTGATTTCCCTGATTGTGAGTCAATGGGTCGATCCCGAAGGGCAGCTTGAGCGGGAGCGGGAGGAGATGCCGGATGGCGTAGCTGCACAACCTGTTTCGTGA
- a CDS encoding NAD(P)/FAD-dependent oxidoreductase, whose product MAGKAFDTWEPIVEDDEAIRAALADANIPALMVSLVHLTGDMDIVRGEIRPRARNLADPQAGVKEDQQAVVREIAFEVLKAYRDRGCTLPPAPGRARVWEMMNFMIGEEIPEDYGAFLEGELSLNDEDPFVPPGMDDLPGNKRRDFRVLVIGAGMSGLLAAHRLQEVGISFTVVEKNADVGGTWLENTYPGCRVDSPNHSYSYSFVPKNWPQYFSTQRVLLDYFRQFAEDFRLREHVRFRTEVVCGRFDEERKVWKVEVRDKEGVRQAIEANAIISAVGQLNRPKLPDIAGRECYRGIAFHSARWPRECDLTDKCVGVIGTGASAFQFVPEIAKQAREVFVFQRTPPWIQPNPHYHADVPEGQHYLLNHVPFYAKWFRLFMFWRSAEGMLGAAKKDPAWPHQERAVSKANDKVRQRIIEYIESVLGDDPELMQKCIPDFPPAGKRMLWDNGLWLRTLKRENVHLITDPIGRITESGLETRSGEGYDFDVLIYGTGFQPSRMLWPMTFEGVGRRDLQAHWDGDPRAYKGVSIPGFPNFFCMYGPNTNIVVNGSIIFFSECEMRYILGCIKLLIETGCAAMDCKRDVHDQYNERIDAGNLEMAWGAPNVRSWYKNEAGRVTQNWPFSMHEFWKQTRAPDPEDYVFV is encoded by the coding sequence ATGGCTGGTAAGGCGTTTGATACATGGGAACCGATTGTTGAAGACGACGAGGCGATCCGGGCGGCGTTGGCGGATGCGAATATTCCCGCGCTGATGGTTTCTCTGGTGCATTTGACCGGGGATATGGACATTGTTCGGGGGGAGATTCGCCCACGGGCGAGGAATCTGGCGGATCCACAGGCGGGTGTGAAAGAGGATCAGCAGGCGGTTGTTCGAGAGATTGCTTTTGAGGTGTTGAAGGCCTATCGGGATCGCGGTTGTACTTTGCCGCCTGCACCGGGCCGGGCTCGGGTTTGGGAGATGATGAATTTTATGATTGGGGAGGAGATTCCCGAAGATTACGGGGCGTTTCTGGAGGGGGAGTTATCCCTGAATGACGAGGATCCTTTTGTGCCTCCGGGGATGGATGATTTGCCCGGGAATAAGAGGCGGGATTTTCGCGTGTTGGTTATTGGGGCGGGGATGTCCGGGTTGCTGGCGGCGCATCGGCTTCAAGAGGTGGGGATTTCGTTTACGGTGGTGGAGAAGAATGCCGATGTGGGTGGGACATGGCTGGAGAATACGTATCCCGGATGCCGCGTTGATAGTCCGAATCACTCGTATTCCTATTCTTTTGTGCCCAAAAATTGGCCGCAGTATTTTTCTACGCAGCGGGTGCTTCTCGATTATTTCAGGCAGTTTGCAGAGGATTTTCGTCTGCGCGAGCATGTCCGGTTTCGGACAGAGGTTGTGTGTGGGCGTTTTGATGAAGAGCGCAAGGTCTGGAAGGTTGAGGTGCGGGATAAAGAGGGGGTGAGGCAGGCGATTGAGGCGAATGCTATTATCAGTGCTGTGGGGCAGCTCAATCGCCCAAAGTTGCCGGATATTGCGGGGCGCGAGTGCTATCGGGGGATTGCATTTCATTCTGCGCGATGGCCGCGGGAGTGCGATTTGACGGATAAGTGCGTTGGGGTGATCGGTACGGGCGCGAGTGCCTTTCAGTTTGTGCCGGAGATTGCAAAACAGGCGCGCGAGGTTTTTGTGTTTCAGCGTACGCCGCCCTGGATTCAGCCCAATCCGCATTATCATGCGGATGTGCCAGAGGGGCAACACTATCTTTTGAATCATGTGCCGTTTTACGCCAAGTGGTTTCGGCTGTTTATGTTCTGGCGTTCGGCAGAGGGGATGCTCGGTGCGGCGAAAAAGGATCCGGCATGGCCACATCAGGAACGCGCGGTGAGCAAGGCGAATGACAAGGTGCGCCAGCGGATTATAGAATATATCGAGTCGGTGCTGGGTGATGATCCCGAGTTGATGCAGAAGTGTATTCCGGATTTTCCGCCGGCTGGCAAGCGCATGTTGTGGGATAATGGCCTGTGGTTGCGCACTTTGAAGCGGGAGAATGTGCATCTGATTACAGATCCGATTGGGAGGATTACAGAGTCCGGTTTGGAGACGCGGTCGGGTGAGGGCTATGATTTTGATGTGCTGATTTACGGTACGGGGTTTCAGCCGAGTCGGATGTTGTGGCCGATGACGTTTGAGGGGGTTGGGCGCAGGGATTTACAGGCGCATTGGGATGGCGATCCGCGCGCATATAAAGGTGTTTCTATTCCGGGATTTCCCAATTTTTTTTGTATGTATGGGCCAAATACAAATATTGTTGTGAATGGGAGTATTATCTTTTTTTCTGAGTGCGAGATGAGGTATATCCTGGGGTGTATCAAGTTGCTGATTGAGACGGGGTGCGCTGCGATGGATTGCAAACGGGATGTGCACGATCAATATAATGAGCGCATTGATGCGGGTAATCTGGAGATGGCATGGGGTGCGCCAAATGTTCGGAGCTGGTATAAGAACGAGGCCGGGCGGGTGACGCAAAATTGGCCGTTTTCAATGCACGAGTTCTGGAAGCAAACGCGGGCGCCCGATCCCGAGGATTATGTGTTTGTTTAG